The following proteins come from a genomic window of Proteiniphilum propionicum:
- a CDS encoding DUF2961 domain-containing protein codes for MAEYPSPGYFCKQFSSYDRASVESDQKSWFANWDRSMFVRTETDHGRKEYVLMDAKGPGAIVRMWMTFSGENSRRGVLRIYLDDYFAIRTITLKINAENYEQALRSTIIHISFDGIRTISAPIGDFFGTGYKIRKNHSWYTKVDDDSTMSCYWVMPFKRKCNILLENKGDQNINIEQAKA; via the coding sequence TTGGCTGAATATCCTTCACCCGGCTATTTCTGTAAACAATTCAGCAGTTACGACCGGGCATCGGTTGAATCTGATCAAAAAAGCTGGTTTGCTAATTGGGACAGAAGCATGTTTGTAAGAACTGAAACCGATCACGGCAGAAAGGAGTATGTGCTGATGGATGCAAAAGGACCGGGAGCTATCGTAAGGATGTGGATGACATTTTCCGGCGAGAATTCGAGACGAGGAGTGCTAAGGATTTATCTCGATGATTATTTTGCAATCCGCACAATTACCCTTAAAATTAACGCTGAGAATTATGAACAAGCACTTCGAAGCACTATAATTCACATTTCATTTGATGGCATAAGGACAATCAGTGCTCCTATCGGCGACTTTTTCGGTACAGGTTATAAGATAAGAAAAAACCATTCATGGTACACGAAAGTGGACGATGACAGTACTATGTCGTGTTACTGGGTGATGCCTTTTAAAAGGAAATGCAATATCTTGCTCGAAAACAAAGGGGATCAGAATATCAACATTGAACAAGCAAAGGCATAG
- a CDS encoding hybrid sensor histidine kinase/response regulator, with the protein MNTKVPIITAVLFCLGGLLLSPASLAKNSDYYFRNMAVEDGLSQNMVYSILQDKTGFIWFGTLDGLNRYDGLRFKIFKKDNENSRSIGSNKILSLLQDSNEKIWVGTTNGIYIYDPMCEKFFRFDMKTTDGEKVEGAVRDLKRDGKGNIWIGVQDKGIYCLSNEKELKIYRLKNTNVRKFDFDVDGNVWVATYGRGLLKINPASAQVKEFLIDEKRNKISENDINTILSFSSSYLLVGTVNKGVQRFDLHTEKFTPFLEKGQDNSPLFVRCMIKTDNQELWIGTEEGVFIYDLRTNDFVNLKHSHNNPYSLSDNAIHSLYQDKEGGVWVGTFFGGVSYFHNSFTQFEKYYPKPGKNSISGKSISEFCEDKKKNIWIGTEDAGLNKFNPITIEFTKSPITSGNIHSLLCDEDRLWVGTFSDGLHVMNLETQEVDSYKNGVSDYSIKDDNIYSIYKDTSGRIWIGSSTGLQYYNEQTDDFRRIKEEIIKNQVNDILEDYRGTLWFATIGNGVFSYDRFSEVWHHYLSASETQDEDTGKSIICLLQDKKNRLWIGTEGAGIGVFNRESNSFSTLITSNTGLPNDVIYKLIEDPKGYIWGSTNKGIFRLDPESLDVIIYTHSNGLLGDQFNYKSGFKDHNGKIYFGGVKGFVAFNPCDLGINEYIPPLVLTSFQIQNKEVSLNDEESPLINSITHSNSINIPYNSSVFSIGFAALSYVYPKGNIYAYKLEGRDNDWIFGYQAHQVNYTDLSPGSYTFKVKGANSDGIWNETGVSLSINILPPWYQTVWAYLLYLAIAGAILYYSIRNIVRKAKRRNARVLKELENTKEKELYTAKIEFFTHITHEIRTPLSLIKIPLEDVIKNIDRQSPYLENLTIIQRNVNRLLKLVNELMDFRKTESQVLRLNFAKADIINIVNETINRFKPSFESKKITFNTLYSIKSLYADVDREVLTKILSNLFSNALKHSHTVIELGLRCNEKYFEIKIENDGDVIPDEYVEKIFEPLFKLNKNIQGTGLGLAFVKSLVELHKGTICCDNSKMGKTIFVMTLPIKQEQSINIHDEEDQFEKTESSQIALLKSQKPSATPTILTVEDNEEFQHLLYKHLIKKYHVLQCKNGMEALDILDKENVDIVICDIMMPIMDGLEFCKTMKENIKYSHIPVILLTARTNLESKIEGINCGADEYIEKPYSTDYLLARIENLLESRRKMQEMFRNSPELAYQSITHSKADEDFLQRLIAIIHDNLDEPDLNIDKLAEEMAVSRSTLYRKVKNVSELSPNDFIMLIRLKKAAELIKEKQYQISEIAYMVGFSSPNYFSKCFFKQFGVSPKDF; encoded by the coding sequence ATGAATACGAAAGTACCTATAATAACAGCCGTGTTGTTTTGCCTGGGCGGTTTGCTGTTATCACCGGCATCTTTGGCCAAAAACTCCGATTATTATTTCAGAAATATGGCTGTAGAGGACGGCCTTTCGCAAAATATGGTATATTCTATCTTACAGGATAAAACCGGTTTCATTTGGTTTGGCACGTTAGACGGGTTGAACCGGTACGACGGGCTAAGGTTTAAAATCTTTAAGAAAGACAACGAAAATAGCCGTAGCATCGGTTCAAATAAAATCCTGTCGCTGCTCCAAGATAGCAATGAGAAGATATGGGTTGGGACAACCAACGGAATATATATTTACGATCCAATGTGTGAAAAATTTTTCCGTTTCGATATGAAAACGACTGACGGGGAAAAGGTGGAGGGCGCAGTCAGGGATTTAAAAAGAGATGGGAAAGGGAATATTTGGATAGGTGTACAAGACAAGGGTATATATTGTTTGAGCAATGAAAAAGAACTTAAAATATATCGGTTGAAGAATACAAACGTACGAAAATTTGATTTTGATGTGGATGGCAACGTATGGGTGGCGACCTATGGGCGGGGATTGCTTAAAATTAACCCGGCATCTGCTCAAGTGAAGGAGTTTCTGATAGATGAGAAAAGGAATAAGATTTCAGAGAACGATATTAATACCATTTTGTCATTTAGCTCCAGCTATCTGTTGGTCGGGACGGTCAATAAGGGTGTACAACGGTTCGATTTGCATACCGAAAAATTTACTCCGTTTTTGGAGAAGGGACAGGACAATTCACCTCTCTTTGTACGGTGTATGATAAAAACTGACAATCAGGAACTGTGGATCGGTACTGAGGAAGGTGTATTTATCTATGATTTAAGAACAAATGATTTTGTTAATCTTAAACATAGTCATAATAATCCTTATTCATTATCCGACAACGCAATTCACAGTCTTTACCAGGATAAAGAAGGAGGGGTATGGGTTGGTACTTTTTTTGGTGGGGTCAGCTATTTCCATAACTCTTTCACACAGTTTGAAAAATACTATCCGAAACCTGGTAAAAACTCAATAAGTGGGAAAAGTATCAGTGAGTTTTGTGAAGACAAAAAGAAAAACATTTGGATCGGGACAGAAGATGCCGGACTTAATAAATTTAACCCAATAACTATAGAGTTCACTAAAAGCCCGATAACATCAGGAAATATTCATTCCCTGTTATGCGATGAAGACAGATTATGGGTAGGAACATTTTCTGATGGTCTTCATGTTATGAATCTAGAAACTCAAGAGGTGGATTCGTATAAAAACGGTGTGTCAGACTACTCGATAAAAGATGATAATATTTATTCAATTTATAAGGATACCTCAGGAAGAATATGGATCGGGTCATCGACCGGCTTGCAATACTACAATGAGCAGACAGACGACTTTAGGAGAATTAAGGAGGAAATCATAAAAAACCAGGTTAACGATATACTTGAAGACTATAGAGGCACTCTATGGTTTGCCACAATTGGCAATGGAGTTTTCTCATACGACAGATTCTCAGAAGTATGGCATCACTATTTATCAGCATCTGAAACACAAGACGAGGATACCGGAAAATCAATTATTTGCCTGTTACAAGATAAAAAAAACAGATTATGGATAGGTACGGAAGGGGCAGGTATTGGAGTCTTCAACAGAGAGTCAAACTCCTTTTCTACTTTAATTACTTCTAACACAGGCTTACCCAACGATGTTATCTACAAGCTGATAGAGGATCCGAAAGGGTATATTTGGGGCAGCACAAACAAGGGGATTTTCAGGCTTGATCCTGAGAGCTTGGATGTTATAATTTATACACATTCGAACGGACTATTGGGAGATCAGTTCAATTACAAGTCCGGATTTAAAGATCATAACGGTAAAATATACTTTGGAGGCGTTAAAGGCTTTGTGGCATTTAATCCATGTGATTTGGGCATTAATGAATACATTCCACCGCTAGTTCTGACCAGTTTCCAAATTCAAAATAAAGAAGTTTCTTTAAATGACGAAGAGTCTCCATTAATAAACTCTATCACACATAGCAATAGCATCAACATCCCATATAATTCTTCAGTATTTAGCATTGGCTTTGCCGCCCTTAGCTACGTCTATCCTAAAGGTAATATTTACGCATATAAATTAGAGGGACGTGATAACGACTGGATTTTTGGCTACCAGGCCCATCAGGTAAATTATACAGATTTATCACCGGGAAGTTATACATTTAAAGTAAAAGGAGCTAACAGTGACGGAATCTGGAACGAAACAGGCGTATCCCTGTCTATCAATATTTTACCACCATGGTACCAGACAGTATGGGCGTACTTACTCTATCTTGCAATAGCAGGTGCCATCCTGTATTATAGCATACGCAACATTGTTAGAAAAGCTAAACGCCGTAATGCAAGGGTACTCAAAGAACTTGAAAACACCAAGGAGAAGGAACTATATACTGCAAAAATTGAATTCTTTACACATATTACACACGAGATAAGAACTCCTTTAAGCCTGATTAAGATCCCATTGGAAGATGTTATTAAAAATATCGACCGGCAAAGTCCCTATCTGGAAAATCTTACAATTATCCAACGAAATGTCAACAGATTGTTGAAGCTGGTGAATGAATTAATGGATTTTAGGAAGACGGAATCACAGGTTCTCAGATTAAATTTTGCAAAAGCCGATATCATAAATATTGTAAACGAAACAATTAATAGATTCAAGCCGAGTTTTGAATCCAAAAAAATTACATTTAACACACTCTATTCAATCAAGAGCCTTTATGCCGATGTTGACAGGGAAGTCTTAACGAAAATATTAAGTAATTTATTCTCAAATGCGTTAAAACATTCTCATACAGTCATAGAGCTGGGTTTAAGGTGCAATGAAAAATACTTTGAAATAAAAATTGAAAATGATGGTGATGTAATTCCTGACGAATACGTCGAAAAAATATTTGAACCTTTATTTAAATTGAACAAAAACATCCAGGGAACAGGTTTGGGCCTTGCGTTTGTAAAGTCGCTGGTGGAGCTGCATAAGGGAACGATCTGTTGTGATAACTCTAAAATGGGAAAGACAATCTTTGTGATGACTCTTCCAATTAAGCAGGAACAAAGTATAAATATTCACGATGAAGAGGATCAATTCGAAAAAACAGAATCCTCACAAATAGCCTTGCTGAAAAGTCAAAAGCCAAGTGCTACACCAACAATTCTCACTGTGGAAGATAACGAGGAGTTTCAGCATCTTCTCTATAAACATTTGATAAAAAAATATCATGTATTGCAGTGTAAAAACGGAATGGAGGCTCTAGACATTTTGGATAAGGAAAATGTAGATATAGTAATTTGTGATATAATGATGCCTATAATGGATGGATTGGAATTTTGCAAAACAATGAAGGAGAACATTAAGTATAGTCATATACCGGTCATCCTATTAACTGCCAGAACCAATTTGGAATCCAAAATTGAAGGGATTAATTGTGGTGCAGACGAATATATTGAGAAACCGTACTCTACCGATTATCTTCTGGCCAGAATTGAGAACCTGCTGGAGAGCCGAAGAAAAATGCAGGAAATGTTCAGGAACTCACCCGAACTTGCTTATCAAAGCATTACTCACTCAAAAGCAGATGAGGATTTCTTACAAAGACTAATTGCTATTATTCATGATAACCTTGATGAACCTGATCTGAATATTGACAAACTAGCTGAGGAAATGGCTGTCAGCCGATCAACTCTCTATAGGAAAGTCAAAAATGTATCCGAACTTTCTCCAAATGATTTTATTATGCTCATAAGGCTTAAAAAAGCAGCTGAGCTGATAAAAGAAAAACAATATCAAATCAGCGAAATTGCATATATGGTAGGTTTTAGTTCACCGAACTATTTTTCGAAGTGCTTTTTTAAACAGTTTGGAGTTTCGCCTAAGGATTTTTAA